The Dioscorea cayenensis subsp. rotundata cultivar TDr96_F1 chromosome 8, TDr96_F1_v2_PseudoChromosome.rev07_lg8_w22 25.fasta, whole genome shotgun sequence genome segment AGaagcggaggaggaggaggtggttcTGGGTTTTAGCGGGAGTCTGGCAAACATCAGTGGCACAGTGGACGGCCGAGATTTTAgaataggtttttgatagaGGAGCAATATGGGGCccactaaaatatttttattattattatttaaataattatatttaattatttgttttttttttaattattgagtaTAAAAATTGTAAGAAAAATTTACTATGAATGTATATGGAAATATCAGCAAAGTGGAGGTTCATGGAATTGTCAAGAGAGCAGAGTAGTAGCTCTAAATGATGTAGTTTTACAATtatgagttttttaaaattggataaatagtaaaaattaattgaattacaaaaatattaaaaaaatattacattatagaaaataaaatatagatgaTAAATTTATATCAATGAATGATTTATGTActactaaaaatatgaaaaaatattataaaataaaatatagataatcatTTTTGTGCGATcattaaacaatcaaaacaCAGTGAAAGATGAAAGAAAAGTGTAActgaaattttcaaatattaactATGCAAAAAAATCATTCAGTGTGACATTCTAAcgaattaaatattaaattttatcttttgtgtccgaaatcaaaaactaattgtatatattaaactgatgtaataaaatattaagGCCGAGTTTGAAAGGCTGGGAATTGATACTTTTGCTTTTGGTTTCTTCAAATTCAAACATATACCCATATACCTTAAAATGCATTAAAAATCAAGATTTTAACTACAAAAATTTTCAGtggaatataattaaaattttggggATTCACTTTTAGCAATAAAAGACTGCTTTGGACATATAAATTGGCAGAATTGAGAAACaacttaaatgtttaaaaaaaaaatgaaaaatcaagttTTATTAACTATAATTAAGGTGCACACATTcacatttaaaataaacttcATTGTCATTGGTTTTTGCATCAAGGAGACAGTATCAAAGTGCAACACTGTAAGCCATATATTGATGAGATTAAATTACTACcccaaatttaaaacaataaaaaatagaatgaaaatattCATGAAAGAAGACAGTGAAGCATAGTGGAATCCCACAAAGGCCATTGGAATGGGATGAGATGAGGGGTGTGGCAGCATCCAAGCAGAATGAACTGGCTGTAAAGCAAATAAGCAAAATAATGGCCATGAACAAGGCCCCCCCAAAGTtgtcatcctttttttttttttgttcctctGCAACTGGCCATTTCAAAAGCcagattctctgtttctttggtCTTTGAAGCTGACATCCACTCTCATCTCTTACACTTAACAGTgtgaaaaatcaaaacatatccGGAGTAGATGTTTTTGACTCCTAGTATCTCATCCAGATTAGTTTAGAGCTCtcattttaaattagttttttttttttaaagtaaataagATAATTTCAAGTATAgatcacaaatttaaaattaaaatatttttagtcttttgcatatatatttttttaatccaaagaGGTTGTTACATTTAGAAATTCTGTGATAACTCTTACATATGTGACAGCTTGTTAAGTTTGGTATTATATCTTCTTTCTGTTTTTTATGTCTTGTTTTCTAacataaaatatagtttttttttttttgttagttttattcaTAACTCCTTGACCTTTAACTCATTTAAAATTGTGTCCACACTTATGATTAGACTCAAATTATATTGGGTTATTAGAAAATTGGAGTGATTTTATAACACAAGAGTGACAAAACGGTTATTGGATTACTTGGAGATAAATAGTAATATTTCAAggttaaatagataattaaatttaattatctcTTGGCAACACCTAATAATtatattcacacaatcaaaaaagttgaaattatCTATTCACTGCTCTACAAACAAAATATTCTCTTAGACACAAGAttctcaattttatataaataattacagATTTTTAAAACCATTAACAAACTATCAAATCAATACATATGTACCCAAATACTAGTcattagccaaaaaaaaaaaacacaaaaaataacaaCAGTATTActtgtgaaaattttattaattatacacAAGACTATTCTCACAAATTTTCcctgaaaaaaataaaccagGGTCTTATGTGCAAAAAACTCCCTCACTAATCCACACacaccttaatatatatatataataataataataataaatatatagtaaTTAACCAGAAAACCCCTCGTTTTcccatataattaaatttatctcCCTCCCTTCCCGGACCCATAAACCTGCTTACAAACCCACTTAGGCTTCTGCTCCGGCGAGCAAAGCCCCACAGTCTTCGGACAACTCTCCAAACAATTATCTCCAAAGCTCCCCGTCAACTCCTCGCCGGCGCCGGCGAGGAAACCCTCCGGCACCCTCCCATTCAAGTAGTTACCATCCAAGAACAACCTCTTGAACGGCActcccttcttcttctcataATACTCTCTGGGAATCCCACCTCTCAACTTGTTATACCTCACCGACATCGCCGCCATCGCCGGAAACCCTGCCAACCCCACCGGCAACTCACCTGAGAGCTTATTATAACTCAAGTCCAACGCCACCAACCCTTGCCCGCCGGCAACGGCGCTGCCACCCTGAAAGTTCAGTGCAGTGAAGCTGTTGTTAGATAAGTTGACTTGCTGTAATGAAGGGAGAAAGAGAAACCATCCTCCAAGAACGCCATTGAAGTTGTTAGAGCTGAGCTCGGCGACCTGAAGCTTGGAAAGAGGGTGGAAAGTGGAGGTTGTGATGGAGCCGGATAAGGAGTTAGATTTGACAGCGAGTGTGATGAGGTTGGGAGGAAGAGAAGGAGGGAGAGGACCGGAGAAGTGGTTGAAACTGAGGTCAAGAGTGGAGAGAAAAGAGAGGGAGGAAAGAGATGGAGGAATGGAGCCGGAAAAGGAGTTGTGAGAAAGGTCAAGAGTTGATAAAGAGgaaaaggaggagaagaaggaggaagGGATAGGACCTGAGAAGGAGTTGTGGGAAAGGTCAAGAGTGGAAAGAGAAGGAAGGGATGGGAGAGAAGAAGGGAGGGGACCTTGAAAGGAGTTGGAAGAGAGGGAGAGGAAGGAGAGGGAGGGAAGGGAGAGAAGGGAAAGAGGGAAAGAGGAAGAGGAGTAGCCGG includes the following:
- the LOC120267196 gene encoding probably inactive leucine-rich repeat receptor-like protein kinase At3g28040, which encodes MAAGEDYAVEETASNGKAEALSSFLSSIHPSSIPSFSCLSSWNFSSDPCHPSTPSHFLCALSCSSSSSSSSFSHIISISLDPAGYSSSSFPLSLLSLPSLSFLSLSSNSFQGPLPSSLPSLPSLSTLDLSHNSFSGPIPSSFFSSFSSLSTLDLSHNSFSGSIPPSLSSLSFLSTLDLSFNHFSGPLPPSLPPNLITLAVKSNSLSGSITTSTFHPLSKLQVAELSSNNFNGVLGGWFLFLPSLQQVNLSNNSFTALNFQGGSAVAGGQGLVALDLSYNKLSGELPVGLAGFPAMAAMSVRYNKLRGGIPREYYEKKKGVPFKRLFLDGNYLNGRVPEGFLAGAGEELTGSFGDNCLESCPKTVGLCSPEQKPKWVCKQVYGSGKGGR